CTGGACGGGAAAAACCTGGGGTATGAGGGCTATGACTTATAGAGAAAGAGAAAGAGACTATATTTTGGCTGCAAAGTCCATGGGTGCCAGTGCTTGGAGAATAATTACCGTACACATTTTGCCCAACGTTATAGTTCTAATCGTTACATCATTACCCTTTGTTATATCGGGAAATATAGGAGCTTTAACCTCTCTTGACTATTTGGGTTACGGTTTACAGCCTCCTACACCGAGCTGGGGAGAACTTTTAAGTGTCGGAACGGCCACTTATTTGGAAGCTCCGTGGATTCTTTCTTCGGCTGTGGCAGGTTTTGTACTTGTTTTGGTTATGATTACCTTTATAGGTGAAGGCTTGCGGGATGCCTTTGACCCGCGCAGATTTACGGTATATAAATAGCCTTTTAGGTTAATTATATAAAAAAATAAGATGTAATTCTTTATTAGGAGGAATTCTATGAAAACATTAAAAAGATTAACCATGTTAATTCTTTTGGTTTCAGTTGCTCTCGGAATGATCGCTTGCGGCGGTACCGGAGTTGGCGGCGGAGCTGCAGGAAAAGGCCCCATCGCTAAGGCTGAAGCAATTATGGCAGAAGAAACTGCAGCCGGTGTACCCGACTTTACTTCACCGCCTGTAGAGGACAAGGACCTCAAGGTTCCAGGTATGCCTGAGGAAGTAGTTTGGATTACAAGTTATCCGAAAGACTTATCGTCAAAAGATACAAAGAAGGGCGGAACCTTACATCTTTCTTTAAGTGAGTATCCTACAACATTTAGATATGTAGGCCCCGAATCAAACTTAAGTACAAGACCTTTGATGAGGATTAATGCCGCCTTATTAGATGTAAACGCTGAAACACAGGAGTATATGCCTTATGCTGCAACTCACTGGGCTTTCGGTGCCGACAATCAGACTGTTTACTACAAACTTAACGAACATATGAAGTGGTCTGACGGTGTTCCCTGTACGGCAGATGACTTTATCTTCTGTTGGGAATCCTATTGTTCTCCCAACCTCGAAGATCCTTGGTACAATAACCAGTACAAAAAATATGAAGTTAAAAAAATTAATGACTACTGTATTTCAATTAAATACTTGGAATCGGACAAGCTGCCGAAAGTATCTCTTCTTAGTGAAACAGACTTTATCCCGAGGCCCAAGCACTTCCATAACGGCGAAGTTAAAAAGGGTTGGTACAACGAATATAACTGGAAGGTTGAGCCTACAACAGGACCTTATATCGTAAATGCCGATAAATGCGTTCAGGGTGAAATGCTGATTGTTGAAAAAGTTAAGGACTGGTGGGGACATGAATATCCTTACTGGAAAAACCGATGTAATATCGACACAGTTGAATACAAAGTTATTACCGGCGGACAGGATATGGTTGAAAACTATTTCTGGAACGGTGAGCTCGACTACTTTTATATGAATATCCCTGCAACATGGAGAAGATGTGCTACAAACGAAAACATTACCAAAGGTTATGTTGATCGATGGGTGGCTAACTATCTTCCTTTACAGGGTGTTCAGGGTATCTTCTTTAATACTCAGTTCCCATTGTTCAGCAACAAGAAAGTGCGACAGGCTATGTACTATGCCATCGACATTCAGGGCATGATCGATCAGGCCCTCTACGGCGAATATAAGCGAAATCACAATATCGGTTTAGGCCAGATTTGGGGCGGGATAGACTTTAATGACCACTCAATCCGAAAGCCCGATTTTAATCCCGATACGGCAAGAAAAATGCTCGGTGAAGCAGGCTACACTGTTGTAGGTTCTGACGGAATCTTACAGAATGCAAAAGGTGAAAGAGTTTCTTTCGAGCTTCTTTATGCTGCACCTAATCACACAGAACGCTTGTCGATTCTTAAAGAACAGGCTAAAAAAGCCGGTGTAGAAATTGAGCTTAAGATGATGGAAAGCGGTGCTTTCAATACCCTTCTTAATAAAAAACACCAGGCCTATTGGGGCGGTTATAACACATGGTATGAACCCTCATATTGGCAGTATTTCTCAAAGGCCAATGCCGAAAAGGTAAGTACAAACAACTCCTTCGGCTGGTGGAGTGAAGAGATGGAAAAACTCCTTGCATTTGAAGAATCCGGACCTCCCTTGGCAGAAAAGGCTGAAAACAACAAAAAGATTGAACGCCTTGTTCACGAAGAAGCTTTGGTTATCCCCCATTACTATCTCGATTTTGTGAGAAGCGGTGTTTGGAAGTGGATAAGAATGCCTTCTTGGGGTAACAGAAAGCTTGATTATGAAGAAGACTTCATGAATTACAAGAGTTATATGTGGATTGATGAAGATATCCGCCAAGAAGTTCTTAAGGCAAAAGCCGAAGGAAAAACCTTTGAACCTCGTGTTTGGACTCCTTCAGCCCGCTATATTTCAGAATAATTTATAAGTTTTATAACCTTAAGCAGTTTTTGCTTAAGGTTATAAAAATCAATGAGACTTGGATGCCGGAAAACAGGACTAAAACTTTGGTTTAAAGCTTCCAAATCAAGATTAATCTTAAGGTGCAGGGGATTGCCCCCTGCACCGAATTCGGAGTTGTATTTATGAGTGGAGAAAACCTTCTCACGATTGAGGACCTTTCCGTTGCTTTTAAAAGCGGTGCAGGGGATCCTGTAGAGGTAATAGACAGAGTATCGTTAAAATTGGAACGAGGAAGGACTCTATCCCTTGTAGGGGAGTCGGGCTGCGGAAAAAGCGTAACTGCTTCTTCGGTTATGCGTATTTTGCCTCAACCATACGGAATTGTTACCAATGGAAAAATTCTTTTTGAGGGTCAAAACATTTTGGATCTGCCAATCGATGAAATGTATAAAAAACGCGGTGCAGAGATTGCGATGATCTTCCAAGAACCTATGACGGCTTTAAACCCTGTGCACATTGTTGAAAAGCAAATTGGAGAAGTCTTTGAACTTCACCGTCCGGAAATAGCAAAGGACGAAAGACAAACACACGTTTTGAAGGTTTTAAAAGATGTAGAAATGCCGTCTGCCGAACAGCGTTTAAAAAACTATCCTTTCCAGCTTTCAGGCGGAATGAGACAGCGTGTTATGATTGCTATGGCCCTTGCAGGCCATCCTAAACTGCTTATTGCAGATGAACCGACGACGGCCTTGGACGTTACCGTTCAAGCCCAAATTTTGGCCCTTATAAAGGCCTTACAAGAAAAAAACAATATGAGCGTTCTGTATATCACACATGATATGGGTGTTGTTGCAGAAGTCAGCGATGATGTTGCGGTTATGTATGCGGGACAGATTGTTGAAACCGCCGATGTTAATACTATTTTTAAAAACCCGCGTCATCCTTACACAAGAGGATTAATTGCGTCCATGCCCAAGATGAACTCTGAGCCTAAGACGCATCTACCATATATTAAAGGTGCCGTACCCTCTCCAAGGGCTTATCCTGCCACCTGCCGCTTTGCAGAAAGATGTTCTTATGCAACCGATTATTGCCGGTCAAATACTCCCCAGCTTGAGGAATTTGAACCCGGACATTTTATCAGATGCTTTAGAGCAAAGGAGTTAGACTAATGGCCGAAAGACAACCTATTTTTGAAGCAGTTGATTTAGTTCAAGAATTTTCTCAAGGAAAATATACTAAAAATGTTGTTCATGCCTTAAATGGGGTAAATCTAAAAGTATACCCCGGCGAAACGCTTGGTCTTGTAGGTGAGACAGGCTGCGGCAAGAGCACTCTTTGCCGAGCTATGATGCGTCTTTATAAGCCCACTTCAGGAAAAGTTCTTTATAAGGGTAAGAGCATTGAAAGTTTGCCTGAAAGAAAACTAAGAGATGTACGCCGAAATGTTCAGATGATTTTCCAAGATCCTGCCGACTCTATGAATTCCAGAATGAATGTCGGTTACATCATCGAAGAACCCCTTCTTATCCAGACAAAAATGGCTCCGCACGAAAGAAAAGAAAAGGTTATGGGGCTTTTAAAATATGTAGGTCTTCCGGAAGATGCTTATTACCGATATCCCCACGAATTTTCAGGCGGACAGCGTCAGCGTATTGCTATAGCCAGAGCCCTTGTTTTGGACCCTGAAGTCGTTGTATGCGATGAGCCTGTAAGTGCTCTTGACGTTTCAGTTCAATCACAGGTATTAAACCTCCTATTGGATATGCAAAAAGAAAGGAATTTAACCCTTTTGTTTATTTCGCACGGCTTGAATGTTGTTAAGCACATGTCGGATAGGGTTGCAGTTATGTATTTGGGCTCTATTATGGAGATGGCTCCTTCGGTGGATATTTATAAAGACCCCTTACATCCTTATACTCAGGCCTTGATAGCGGC
The DNA window shown above is from Treponema denticola and carries:
- a CDS encoding ABC transporter substrate-binding protein — its product is MKTLKRLTMLILLVSVALGMIACGGTGVGGGAAGKGPIAKAEAIMAEETAAGVPDFTSPPVEDKDLKVPGMPEEVVWITSYPKDLSSKDTKKGGTLHLSLSEYPTTFRYVGPESNLSTRPLMRINAALLDVNAETQEYMPYAATHWAFGADNQTVYYKLNEHMKWSDGVPCTADDFIFCWESYCSPNLEDPWYNNQYKKYEVKKINDYCISIKYLESDKLPKVSLLSETDFIPRPKHFHNGEVKKGWYNEYNWKVEPTTGPYIVNADKCVQGEMLIVEKVKDWWGHEYPYWKNRCNIDTVEYKVITGGQDMVENYFWNGELDYFYMNIPATWRRCATNENITKGYVDRWVANYLPLQGVQGIFFNTQFPLFSNKKVRQAMYYAIDIQGMIDQALYGEYKRNHNIGLGQIWGGIDFNDHSIRKPDFNPDTARKMLGEAGYTVVGSDGILQNAKGERVSFELLYAAPNHTERLSILKEQAKKAGVEIELKMMESGAFNTLLNKKHQAYWGGYNTWYEPSYWQYFSKANAEKVSTNNSFGWWSEEMEKLLAFEESGPPLAEKAENNKKIERLVHEEALVIPHYYLDFVRSGVWKWIRMPSWGNRKLDYEEDFMNYKSYMWIDEDIRQEVLKAKAEGKTFEPRVWTPSARYISE
- a CDS encoding ABC transporter ATP-binding protein, producing MSGENLLTIEDLSVAFKSGAGDPVEVIDRVSLKLERGRTLSLVGESGCGKSVTASSVMRILPQPYGIVTNGKILFEGQNILDLPIDEMYKKRGAEIAMIFQEPMTALNPVHIVEKQIGEVFELHRPEIAKDERQTHVLKVLKDVEMPSAEQRLKNYPFQLSGGMRQRVMIAMALAGHPKLLIADEPTTALDVTVQAQILALIKALQEKNNMSVLYITHDMGVVAEVSDDVAVMYAGQIVETADVNTIFKNPRHPYTRGLIASMPKMNSEPKTHLPYIKGAVPSPRAYPATCRFAERCSYATDYCRSNTPQLEEFEPGHFIRCFRAKELD
- a CDS encoding ABC transporter ATP-binding protein codes for the protein MAERQPIFEAVDLVQEFSQGKYTKNVVHALNGVNLKVYPGETLGLVGETGCGKSTLCRAMMRLYKPTSGKVLYKGKSIESLPERKLRDVRRNVQMIFQDPADSMNSRMNVGYIIEEPLLIQTKMAPHERKEKVMGLLKYVGLPEDAYYRYPHEFSGGQRQRIAIARALVLDPEVVVCDEPVSALDVSVQSQVLNLLLDMQKERNLTLLFISHGLNVVKHMSDRVAVMYLGSIMEMAPSVDIYKDPLHPYTQALIAAIPDTDPDNRRRRIPFTGEIPSPIHLPTGCPFHLNCSKKIDKCAVEKPVLREVADGHMCACHLI